One Vicugna pacos chromosome X, VicPac4, whole genome shotgun sequence DNA window includes the following coding sequences:
- the LOC116277292 gene encoding rhox homeobox family member 1-like — protein sequence MEPPRRVQTYGYFCLGVHGLEIRFESVRGPAPAAQEHHVVLINREGAMHQEGYGNLEGRGGGQEPEQRPPEEPRQAAAAAEAPQPRNPQRRRIQRHNFTQWQLQELEGLFQHTQYPDILTRRELARRIDVTETRVQVWFKNRRAKYRRNVRAAMRQDAPPANLDYLVIITQEGP from the exons ATGGAACCTCCGCGCAGGGTCCAGACCTATGGCTACTTCTGCCTAGGGGTGCACGGATTGGAAATCAGATTCGAATCTGTGCGGGGGCCAGCGCCAGCAGCCCAAGAACACCACGTGGTCCTCATAAACCGTGAGGGCGCCATGCACCAAGAAGGCTACGGGAACCTCGAGGGCCGCGGTGGTGGCCAGGAGCCCGAGCAGCGGCCTCCCGAGGAGCCACGCCAGGCGGCGGCTGCTGCCGAGGCGCCACAGCCCAGAAACCCGCAGCGACGTCGCATCCAGCGCCATAACTTCACTCAGTGGCAGCTGCAGGAGCTGGAAGGCCTTTTCCAGCACACCCAGTACCCGGACATACTTACCAG AAGGGAGCTTGCAAGACGCATAGATGTGACCGAAACCAGGGTGCAG GTTTGGTTTAAGAACAGGCGGGCCAAGTATAGGAGAAATGTGAGAGCAGCAATGCGTCAAGATGCACCACCTGCAAACCTGGACTACCTTGTCATCATAACGCAGGAAGGGCCCTAA